The following proteins are encoded in a genomic region of Xenopus laevis strain J_2021 chromosome 3L, Xenopus_laevis_v10.1, whole genome shotgun sequence:
- the commd4.L gene encoding uncharacterized protein LOC100126646 (The RefSeq protein has 3 substitutions compared to this genomic sequence) yields MRFRFCGDLDCPDWVLAEISTFSRISSVKLKLICAQVLKKQLGEKIDYEKIVKLTSDARFESGDIKATVAVLCFILSNAAKHNVSSDNLSSELQQLGLPREHAASLCRSYEEKQNALQDTLRESSLRLLRVSSLNWRVDQILSSSIVKQVNEPLVQLNLPLSDGGCIQPLTMTVSASKLQVLITELKQALEMMNALN; encoded by the exons ATG AGGTTCCGGTTCTGTGGTGACTTAGATTGTCCTGATTGGGTTTTGGCTGAAATCAGTACCTTATCCAGAATA TCCTCAGTTAAGCTGAAGCTGATCTGTGCCCAGGTACTGAAGAAACAACTTGGAGAGAAGATTGAT TATGAGAAAATTGTCAAACTGACATCAGATGCTCGCTTTG AATCAGGAGACATCAAGGCAACAGTTGCTGTTCTGTGCTTCATTCTTTCAAATGCGGCTAAGCATAATGTGAGCAGTGACAATCTGTCAAGTGAGTTGCAGCAGCTGGGACTGCCCAGAG AACATGCTGCCTCTCTATGTCGATCGTATGAAGAGAAGCAGAATGCACtgcaggatacacttagggaaagcaGCCTGCGCT TGCTACGCATGTCCTCACTTAACTGGCGTGTAGATCAGATTCTTAGTTCCAGTATTGTGAAGCAAGTGAATGAACCACTTGTTCAGCTTAACCTGCCTTTGTCAGATGGAGGGTCCATCCAGCCTCTTACCATGACTGTTTCTGCCTCCAAACTCCAAGTCCTTATAACAG aactcaagcaggcTCTTGAGATGATGAATGCCCTGAATTAA
- the commd4.L gene encoding uncharacterized protein LOC100126646 isoform X2 has protein sequence MRFRFCGDLDCPDWVLAEISTLSRISSVKLKLICAQVLKKQLGEKIDYEKIVKLTSDARFESGDIKATVAVLCFILSNAAKHNVSSDNLSSELQQLGLPREHAASLCRSYEEKQNALQDTLRESSLRLLRMSSLNWRVDQILSSSIVKQVNEPLVQLNLPLSDGGSIQPLTMTVSASKLQVLITELKQALEMMNALN, from the exons ATG AGGTTCCGGTTCTGTGGTGACTTAGATTGTCCTGATTGGGTTTTGGCTGAAATCAGTACCTTATCCAGAATA TCCTCAGTTAAGCTGAAGCTGATCTGTGCCCAGGTACTGAAGAAACAACTTGGAGAGAAGATTGAT TATGAGAAAATTGTCAAACTGACATCAGATGCTCGCTTTG AATCAGGAGACATCAAGGCAACAGTTGCTGTTCTGTGCTTCATTCTTTCAAATGCGGCTAAGCATAATGTGAGCAGTGACAATCTGTCAAGTGAGTTGCAGCAGCTGGGACTGCCCAGAG AACATGCTGCCTCTCTATGTCGATCGTATGAAGAGAAGCAGAATGCACtgcaggatacacttagggaaagcaGCCTGCGCT TGCTACGCATGTCCTCACTTAACTGGCGTGTAGATCAGATTCTTAGTTCCAGTATTGTGAAGCAAGTGAATGAACCACTTGTTCAGCTTAACCTGCCTTTGTCAGATGGAGGGTCCATCCAGCCTCTTACCATGACTGTTTCTGCCTCCAAACTCCAAGTCCTTATAACAG aactcaagcaggcTCTTGAGATGATGAATGCCCTGAATTAA
- the commd4.L gene encoding uncharacterized protein LOC100126646 isoform X1, with protein sequence MQFTDNLRRKRFRFCGDLDCPDWVLAEISTLSRISSVKLKLICAQVLKKQLGEKIDYEKIVKLTSDARFESGDIKATVAVLCFILSNAAKHNVSSDNLSSELQQLGLPREHAASLCRSYEEKQNALQDTLRESSLRLLRMSSLNWRVDQILSSSIVKQVNEPLVQLNLPLSDGGSIQPLTMTVSASKLQVLITELKQALEMMNALN encoded by the exons ATGCAGTTCACAGACAACTTGAGACGTAAG AGGTTCCGGTTCTGTGGTGACTTAGATTGTCCTGATTGGGTTTTGGCTGAAATCAGTACCTTATCCAGAATA TCCTCAGTTAAGCTGAAGCTGATCTGTGCCCAGGTACTGAAGAAACAACTTGGAGAGAAGATTGAT TATGAGAAAATTGTCAAACTGACATCAGATGCTCGCTTTG AATCAGGAGACATCAAGGCAACAGTTGCTGTTCTGTGCTTCATTCTTTCAAATGCGGCTAAGCATAATGTGAGCAGTGACAATCTGTCAAGTGAGTTGCAGCAGCTGGGACTGCCCAGAG AACATGCTGCCTCTCTATGTCGATCGTATGAAGAGAAGCAGAATGCACtgcaggatacacttagggaaagcaGCCTGCGCT TGCTACGCATGTCCTCACTTAACTGGCGTGTAGATCAGATTCTTAGTTCCAGTATTGTGAAGCAAGTGAATGAACCACTTGTTCAGCTTAACCTGCCTTTGTCAGATGGAGGGTCCATCCAGCCTCTTACCATGACTGTTTCTGCCTCCAAACTCCAAGTCCTTATAACAG aactcaagcaggcTCTTGAGATGATGAATGCCCTGAATTAA
- the neil1.L gene encoding endonuclease 8-like 1 → MPEGPELHRASLFVNKVCKGLSFAGAVEKSAVSKNTDVPFSCPEYTISSVSRGKEVKLILTPLSDESEETHIVFRFGMSGSFKFTPQDQIPKHAHLRFYTKDSPQRVLCFVDPRRFGTWEVHGSWQPERGPCVIQEYEKFRENVLKNLSDKAFDKPICEVMLNQKYFNGIGNYLRAEILFRLEIPPFTPARSVLEAVKHQNQNNDLSLSKKIKIKKENPDILHLCHLVPLEVIKLGGKGYDPEHSDDYSEFEQWLRCYFVPEMKSLRDNNGRTIWFQGDPGPLAPKDKKSKRRLSVKKPLKVEKTATKGKLGGNVKKEKKEEIEIDEVNAVKVAEKRRGHKRRDGAVKKGVQKWKKGNEPEKPRRVRKVTASALNPPARPLRGKAVQDISLPAVTRPSKLKSDRTSLTQDLPVEKRRSLRKRKMTYM, encoded by the exons ATGCCTGAGGGTCCAGAGCTTCACCGTGCCAGCCTCTTTGTAAACAAGGTGTGTAAGGGCTTGAGCTTTGCAGGTGCAGTGGAAAAATCTGCCGTCAGCAAGAATACAGATGTGCCGTTTAGCTGTCCTGAATACACTATCAGCTCTGTATCCAGAGGGAAGGAAGTGAAGCTGATCCTAACTCCTCTCTCTGATGAATCTGAAGAGACCCACATTGTTTTCCGGTTTGGCATGTCGGGTAGTTTCAAGTTTACTCCCCAAGACCAGATCCCTAAACATGCCCACTTGCGTTTTTACACCAAAGATTCTCCTCAGCGCGTGCTCTGTTTTGTGGATCCTCGCCGTTTCGGAACCTGGGAGGTGCATGGTTCTTGGCAGCCAGAACGAGGTCCTTGTGTGATTCAGGAATATGAGAAATTCAG ggaaaatgttttgaaaaacctCTCAGACAAAGCATTTGATAAACCGATCTGTGAGGTTATGCTTAACCAGAAGTACTTTAATGGCATTGGCAATTATCTGCGAGCAGAGATTTTATTCAG GTTAGAGATCCCACCTTTTACGCCTGCTCGGTCTGTGCTGGAGGCTGTGAAGCACCAGAATCAG AATAATGACCTCTCACTCAGTAAGAAAATAAAGATTAAGAAGGAAAATCCTGACATACTGCATCTGTGTCATCTGGTACCACTGGAGGTCATTAAACTAG GTGGGAAGGGTTATGACCCTGAGCATTCAGATGATTACTCTGAGTTTGAGCAATGGTTGCGCTGCTACTTTGTTCCAGAAATGAAATCCCTAAGAGACAACAATGGACGGACTATATGGTTCCAG GGAGATCCTGGGCCACTTGCTCCCAAAG ATAAAAAATCAAAGAGACGTCTGTCTGTGAAGAAGCCATTAAAG gtGGAGAAGACTGCAACAAAAGGCAAACTTGGAGgaaatgtgaaaaaagaaaagaaggaagaaaTAGAAATAGATGAAGTTAATGCTGTAAAGGTAGCAGAGAAAAGGCGAGGGCACAAAAGAAGGGATGGTGCTGTAAAGAAAGGGGTGCAGAAGTGGAAGAAAGGGAATGAACCAGAAAAACCGAGAAGAGTTAGAAAAGTCACagcctctgcactcaaccctccTGCCCGGCCACTTAGGGGAAAAGCAGTGCAAGACATCTCTCTGCCAGCTGTAACAAGGCCAAGTAAATTGAAGTCTGATAGGACCTCTCTGACACAGGATTTGCCAGTGGAAAAAAGGAGATCACTGAGAAAACGTAAGATGACATACATGTAG
- the LOC108711335 gene encoding uncharacterized protein LOC108711335 isoform X1: MRPIDRHCICKSYPQPTVIWVKPNMDKMKPDKQKNKMIVNHALDIIYMLTGEEYIIEKKNSHPNFSHSRTGEVPVKFDDVAVYFSKDEWEYLEEHKDIYQKQMISEEKECDTFGIFSDNKTDMSGGLPRLTLLTPQSRASINKKTRLQLPSSEQFTQLMHSIARLGRRVAKMDRNIAHILKEFNTKKTVSAEQCHGSYSLKEDEVNAPRPIKTENVLLDVHQDLVYPAEQSPSPRSSCEPLSHSQSFGGLICHTKQSSIPANSPMFANHLEISEHLQIQYDSTGKLNSTREISQSPPPPLSTSASSVVNAMSIDDLAEKPPVLPNLLKMSQCHKKEQTTINISNPVGETEPDINTSEVPKALHKKPQQTNLPKTSSVNMPSVKCPAFIIVSKVSEQNQTNYESLRSPDTVGDPLPDIPLAAMTTGILNNFKMQSRGQPHRFAQLLFQHHVPYSLYKTWTHNTNFDGSRGKHALPKNLKRVILNETSSAYKMTPVVLKKIKDTLNALLRIPRTGGWDSNSDHG; this comes from the exons ATGAGACCAATAGACCGGCACTGCATCTGCAAGtcctacccgcaacccacag TCATCTGGGTAAAGCCAAACATGGACAAGATGAAACCAGATAAACAGAAGAATAAGATGATTGTAAATCATGCTTTAGACATCATCTAtatgctgactggagag GAATATATTATTGAGAAGAAGAATTCCCATCCTAACTTTagtcattcaaggacaggagag GTGCCTGTTAAGTTTGATGATGTTGCAGTCTACTTCTCCAAGGATGAGTGGGAGTACTTAGAAGAACATAAGGACATTTATCAGAAACAAATGATTTCAGAAGAAAAGGAATGTGATACTTTTGGCATCTTTTCAG ATAACAAAACAGATATGAGCGGTGGTCTACCCAGATTGACTCTTTTGACACCACAGAGCAGAGCGAGCATTAATAAGAAAACCCGCCTGCAATTGCCATCTTCAGAACAATTTACCCAGCTGATGCACAGCATTGCCAGGCTTGGAAGAAGGGTGGCAAAGATGGATAGGAACATAGCCCATATTCTTAAGGAGTTTAATACAAAGAAAACCGTCTCTGCCGAACAGTGCCATGGAAGTTACTCTCTCAAAGAAGATGAAGTAAATGCCCCAAGGCCTATTAAAACAGAGAATGTGCTTTTAGATGTGCACCAGGATCTTGTATATCCGGCTGAACAAAGTCCATCCCCACGATCCTCATGTGAACCTTTGTCACATTCACAAAGCTTTGGTGGACTGATTTGCCATACCAAACAAAGTTCCATACCTGCTAATAGCCCAATGTTTGCAAATCATTTAGAAATATCggaacatttacaaatacaatatGATAGCACAGGCAAGTTAAATTCTACCAGGGAAATATCACAGAGCCCCCCTCCTCCTCTGTCAACATCAGCAAGTAGTGTGGTTAATGCAATGTCCATAGATGATCTGGCTGAAAAGCCACCTGTCCTGCccaatcttttaaaaatgtcacaatgCCACAAAAAAGAGCAGACCACTATCAACATCTCAAATCCAGTTGGGGAGACAGAACCAGATATCAACACTTCTGAAGTTCCAAAGGCTTTGCATAAAAAACCACAACAAACAAATTTGCCTAAAACATCTTCTGTTAATATGCCCTCTGTAAAGTGTCCAGCCTTTATTATTGTTTCCAAAGTGTCAGAGCAGAACCAAACAAACTATGAGAGTCTTCGCAGCCCTGATACTGTTGGAGATCCACTACCAGATATTCCTTTGGCTGCAATGACAACAGGTATATTGAACAATTTTAAGATGCAAAGCCGTGGTCAGCCCCACAGATTTGCCCAACTACTATTTCAGCATCACGTACCCTATTCACTGTATAAAACTTGGACGCACAATACCAATTTTGATGGTTCTCGAGGTAAACATGCATTGCCTAAAAACCTAAAACGTGTCATACTTAATGAAACTTCATCAGCATATAAAATGACACCAGTGgttctaaagaaaataaaagacacATTAAATGCTCTGCTGCGGATTCCTAGGACCGGTGGCTGGGATTCGAATTCTGATCATGGATGA
- the LOC108711335 gene encoding uncharacterized protein LOC108711335 isoform X2, whose protein sequence is MDKMKPDKQKNKMIVNHALDIIYMLTGEEYIIEKKNSHPNFSHSRTGEVPVKFDDVAVYFSKDEWEYLEEHKDIYQKQMISEEKECDTFGIFSDNKTDMSGGLPRLTLLTPQSRASINKKTRLQLPSSEQFTQLMHSIARLGRRVAKMDRNIAHILKEFNTKKTVSAEQCHGSYSLKEDEVNAPRPIKTENVLLDVHQDLVYPAEQSPSPRSSCEPLSHSQSFGGLICHTKQSSIPANSPMFANHLEISEHLQIQYDSTGKLNSTREISQSPPPPLSTSASSVVNAMSIDDLAEKPPVLPNLLKMSQCHKKEQTTINISNPVGETEPDINTSEVPKALHKKPQQTNLPKTSSVNMPSVKCPAFIIVSKVSEQNQTNYESLRSPDTVGDPLPDIPLAAMTTGILNNFKMQSRGQPHRFAQLLFQHHVPYSLYKTWTHNTNFDGSRGKHALPKNLKRVILNETSSAYKMTPVVLKKIKDTLNALLRIPRTGGWDSNSDHG, encoded by the exons ATGGACAAGATGAAACCAGATAAACAGAAGAATAAGATGATTGTAAATCATGCTTTAGACATCATCTAtatgctgactggagag GAATATATTATTGAGAAGAAGAATTCCCATCCTAACTTTagtcattcaaggacaggagag GTGCCTGTTAAGTTTGATGATGTTGCAGTCTACTTCTCCAAGGATGAGTGGGAGTACTTAGAAGAACATAAGGACATTTATCAGAAACAAATGATTTCAGAAGAAAAGGAATGTGATACTTTTGGCATCTTTTCAG ATAACAAAACAGATATGAGCGGTGGTCTACCCAGATTGACTCTTTTGACACCACAGAGCAGAGCGAGCATTAATAAGAAAACCCGCCTGCAATTGCCATCTTCAGAACAATTTACCCAGCTGATGCACAGCATTGCCAGGCTTGGAAGAAGGGTGGCAAAGATGGATAGGAACATAGCCCATATTCTTAAGGAGTTTAATACAAAGAAAACCGTCTCTGCCGAACAGTGCCATGGAAGTTACTCTCTCAAAGAAGATGAAGTAAATGCCCCAAGGCCTATTAAAACAGAGAATGTGCTTTTAGATGTGCACCAGGATCTTGTATATCCGGCTGAACAAAGTCCATCCCCACGATCCTCATGTGAACCTTTGTCACATTCACAAAGCTTTGGTGGACTGATTTGCCATACCAAACAAAGTTCCATACCTGCTAATAGCCCAATGTTTGCAAATCATTTAGAAATATCggaacatttacaaatacaatatGATAGCACAGGCAAGTTAAATTCTACCAGGGAAATATCACAGAGCCCCCCTCCTCCTCTGTCAACATCAGCAAGTAGTGTGGTTAATGCAATGTCCATAGATGATCTGGCTGAAAAGCCACCTGTCCTGCccaatcttttaaaaatgtcacaatgCCACAAAAAAGAGCAGACCACTATCAACATCTCAAATCCAGTTGGGGAGACAGAACCAGATATCAACACTTCTGAAGTTCCAAAGGCTTTGCATAAAAAACCACAACAAACAAATTTGCCTAAAACATCTTCTGTTAATATGCCCTCTGTAAAGTGTCCAGCCTTTATTATTGTTTCCAAAGTGTCAGAGCAGAACCAAACAAACTATGAGAGTCTTCGCAGCCCTGATACTGTTGGAGATCCACTACCAGATATTCCTTTGGCTGCAATGACAACAGGTATATTGAACAATTTTAAGATGCAAAGCCGTGGTCAGCCCCACAGATTTGCCCAACTACTATTTCAGCATCACGTACCCTATTCACTGTATAAAACTTGGACGCACAATACCAATTTTGATGGTTCTCGAGGTAAACATGCATTGCCTAAAAACCTAAAACGTGTCATACTTAATGAAACTTCATCAGCATATAAAATGACACCAGTGgttctaaagaaaataaaagacacATTAAATGCTCTGCTGCGGATTCCTAGGACCGGTGGCTGGGATTCGAATTCTGATCATGGATGA